The segment GAGTATGCCCTGATTGCCGAATACGCCGGCCTGGACGTCGCCCATATGCACCCGCACCAGTTCAGGCGCGTCTTCGCCGTCGAGAACCTTCGAGATGGCGTCGACATGTTTACGCTGATGGCCGTAGGCGGCTGGCGGAATGAGAGCATGCTCGGCCGCTACGCCCGGATTGGCGTGCAGCGAGACGCGGTGGACCGGATGCGGGTCCGGTCGCTTGCGGGAAGGATTGCGGCGGCGTAGCCGGCGATCCTGTAGACAGGTCCGCGCCTGTAGACACGTGCGCCGGGCCCAGTGGCTGTATACAGNNNNNNNNNNTCGAGGTCCCTCAACCCGCAGTGAATCCGGCCCCAGCTTTACATAAGTTTTATAGTGTGACGCTTCCCGCAATACGGGGATCCGGATCCGGACGTCCAGATTACGGATTCCGGCGGATGAGCAGCTGCAAAACGCACGGATTTCGTAATCGATCGGCACGGTTTTCGTAAGCCGAAAATGCCGGGTGCTCGGCGTTTTTAGTGACCGAGCTTTTTACTCTTCCGCTGGCTGAGAGCGGAAGCCGCGGCAGACTTCTGTTTTTTGGTTGACCTAGGGTTGCGAAGGACTCTAGCAGCGGCACTGGCAGCCTTCTTACGGGTCATCTTTTTGTGGGCCATAACTAATCAACTCCTTGCGCTCGGGACCGTTGGGATTTTGATCGGTTTCAGGAAGTCGGTTTTCCCGTTGGCGAAGTGCGCGAAATAGTAGTCGGGTAGATCCATGAACCGCCGCGCCGTCTCCGGACCCACGAAGTCAGCCAAATAGCTGATGTCATTCGGGCTGAAATGCCGGAATATGAAGACGTGATCGCTCAGGCTGAAAAAGTTTTTACTGAGCATCGCGATTCGACGCGTTATCAGAGTGATCCCGACGCCGCGATTCCGGCCCCGCAGGATCGCC is part of the Candidatus Glassbacteria bacterium genome and harbors:
- a CDS encoding tyrosine-type recombinase/integrase; the encoded protein is EYALIAEYAGLDVAHMHPHQFRRVFAVENLRDGVDMFTLMAVGGWRNESMLGRYARIGVQRDAVDRMRVRSLAGRIAAA